The nucleotide window GCCCAGGTCAGCGCCGCTCTGGAGGACGCGGAACCGTCGACCCCGACGACGATCCGGGGCTCGTTGCCGGCCTGCTCGCCCATGCCCACCTCCCGCGCGCCGCGTTTCCTCCCTCCACCTTCCCCGGGCCGCCGGCGTACGGCCACCGGAGCCCGGCCGGCGCCGTGGCGTCAGCGCGCCGGGGCCGCCCGGTCGCGGCCGGCGGCGAGGACGTCCCGCACCTCGCGCACCGCATAGCAGACCAGCACGTAACCGGCGGCCGGATCGGCCCACCACCAGCCGACCACGCCGTTGAGCACGAGACCGAGCAGCACGGCGAGGGCGAGCAGACCGTCGACCAGGGTGACCCGGCCCTCCGTCCTGAGCACCGGATCGTCCAGCGCCGCCCCGACGCGGGCCTTGCCCCACGCCAGGGCGAACATCACCACGGCGGTGGCGGCCGTCCAGCCGGTGCCCAGCGCCGAGGGACGCGGACGGAAACCGACGGCCAGCACGAACGTGGACTGCGCCAGCAGATACAGCGCCAGCAGCCCGAACCCGGCGCCGAGCAACCGCAGCGCCCCGCGCCGGCGCTCCTCCCCGCCGCCGGACAGCTCCCGGATCACCACGACCGAGGCGCCGATCTCGATCAGCGAGTCCATCCCGAACCCGGCCAGCGCCACCGACCTCGCCGCGACCGCCGCGACGGCGAGCACCACGAGGCCGGCCACGTTCCAGGCCAGCGTCGCGTACTCCAGGGCGAAGCCCCGGCGCAGCAGCAC belongs to Streptantibioticus cattleyicolor NRRL 8057 = DSM 46488 and includes:
- a CDS encoding cation transporter, whose protein sequence is MTRVDAAARPVLLRRGFALEYATLAWNVAGLVVLAVAAVAARSVALAGFGMDSLIEIGASVVVIRELSGGGEERRRGALRLLGAGFGLLALYLLAQSTFVLAVGFRPRPSALGTGWTAATAVVMFALAWGKARVGAALDDPVLRTEGRVTLVDGLLALAVLLGLVLNGVVGWWWADPAAGYVLVCYAVREVRDVLAAGRDRAAPAR